GGTGAGAGGCTGGGAAATAACTCCTCACCAGGTATATCGGTGATCCTTTTGACCGGACCGGGTAGGAACGACGGGACCTCCGAGCTGCCGGTTTTATGAAGCATCGCGGTTGCGGCCAGCGCGGACAGAATCACAACAGCGCTCAGGCCCAGAGCTGCTCGCGTCCGGCGTCGTGAAGGCGAACTCTGCCGGGGTTCATTCGCGTCGCGGATGACTTGTTGGAGATCATCCCGGATCACGTCCGCACTTTGGTAGCGCGCCGCGCGATCCTTTTCCAACGCGCGGCCGATGACGCATTTCAGCGCCTGTGGAAGATCCGTGCGCGTGATCGCCGGATCGTCCCGAAGAATGGCGTCGAAGATCACGGCTGCGCTGTCGCCGGTAAAAGGCCGCACACCGATGATCATTTCATAAAGCACCACACCCAGACTGAAGATGTCCGTGCGCTGGTCGACGCTCTCCCGGCGTACCTGCTCCGGCGACAGGTAAGCTACCGTGCCCATGAGTACGTCAGGATCTGTCCGCATGCTGACGGCCGATGTTGATAGATAAGCGCCGGCGATCTCCCGCTCAACGGGCTTGGCCAGTCCGAAGTCCAGGACTTTCACAAGCCCGTCGGGCCGTATCATCACATTCTCCGGCTTAATGTCGCGATGCACTATGCCAGCCGCGTGTGCCGCGGTCAGAGCATCCGCGATTTGAAGGGCGATGCCCACCGCTTCCTTCAGGGACATATTCCGGTCTGCAATCTTCTTCCTCAGGGTGAGCCCGGCCACAAATTCAGTAGCAATAAAATGCACATCCTCAGCCCGCCCGACCTCGTGAATGGTAATGATATTGGGATGATTGAGCGCGGAGGCAGCGCGAGCCTCCCGCTCAAAGCGCTGCACCTGTACGTCATCCTCGGTAAACTGAGGGGGCAGGATCTTGACTGCAATCCGGCGGTCGAGCATCAGGTCATACGCGAGATAAACCTCACCCATGCCGCCAGCGCCGATCAAGGATTGAATTTCATAGTGGCCGATCCGGCGTCCGATTAGCGATCGACTGGCAGCGGCCCTCTGTTCAGCCTCATCACCGGACTCCTCAACGATTGACGAAATTGCACCGGCCAGCGGCGCTTGTTCGATAAAGTCGCCGGCTTCATCGAGCGATGCAAGCAATGCCCCGACATCGCGCTTCAACTCGGCATCGCCGGCACAGGCTTCATCAAGAAATGAAGCGTGCTCGTCTGGCTCGCGCTCAAGAGCGGAGTGAAACAGTTCTTCGATTTTTAGCCAACGCTCAGACGTCATCATGGGGCTTCGCTCTTGAGTTCCTGATAGAGCCACGCCTTCGCCAGCTTCCAATCGCGCATCACAGTCTGCGGCGACACGTCCAGCACCTCGGCCGTCTCCTCCACGCTCAATCCGCCAAAGAAACGCAACTCAACCACCCGGCTCTTTCGTGGATCAATACCGGTCAGGCTTTCGAGCGCCTCATCAAGCGCCACGAGATCAGCCGCTCGCCCTTTCGACACGTCCAACACCTCATCAAGCGAGAGCTTCCTGGCGGGTCCGCCGCGTTTGTCGCGCTGTTTGGTCCTGGCGTGATCGACCAGAATGCGGCGCATCATCTGCGCGGCTACGCCGAAGAAATGCGCGCGGTTTTGCCAGTTCACCTGCGTTTGATCGATCAACCGGAAATAGGCTTCATGCACAAGCGCGGTGGGTTGCAGAGTGTGACCGGGGTTCTCCAGACGCAGGTATCGGTCGGCCATGCGGCGCAGTTCCTGATAGACGGCGCTAATCACGTCATCGAGGGCCGCCGCGTCTCCGCTGTTCCAGGCAATCAGCCGCTCGGTGATCTGCGGGGGTGATCCATCGACCTTCTGAGGTGGCAATGGCTCTTCCATACACTTCTCGGTTCGTGAGGTAAGAACTGGCTAGCGTTGAGTCAACTTTTATTCCCGTCCCAAAACATTCTTGTTGACTGGTTGTATTTTCTACTCCGATTTGTCGCGTTAATCAATGTAAGAACATCTGGCGGCCAACGCAATGCGCTTGGCTCGCGCGATTCTGGCCGGCCGGCAATGACGCCGTTGTGCTGTTAAGGTGGCCGGCGACAGGGCACGCTCTTGAGCCAATCGATTTAGTTTGGCAACCAAAAGGAGACAGAACATGAAGCTCACCAATTTTCCAAAAACAATCTTTTGTCTGGCGCTGCTGTTGTGTTGGGGTAGTTTCGCGCCGCCGGCCACGGCGGAACATACTAATTGGATCTTGATCGAAAGCGTCTCACTCCCACAAACAGTCGATGTCCACACGCCCAGAGGCAGCTACAACGCCGGTTTTCAGAGCGAGGTACGGGTCTTTCCGGACGGCGAGGCCATCGGTTCTCTGACGCTTATCCCAACGGACAGTCACCCAGGCGGAGTGAATGCGGTTCTTAGCGACGGTAGCGTGAGATTCATTCGCGACAGCATAGTACCGGTAGTCCTGCTGCGGGGGCTCACGCAGCAGGGCAACCCAATCGTCGTCATGATCACCCCCGCCGCGTCGCAAGATTGCCTGATTTACACGACGATTGGCTGCTGCAATGTGCACGCGACCTGGGAAGCGCAGGGGCGCATCGTCGTGACCCCCCGCTGAAGCCGTGACGCGGCGCGGGAAAGTACTTGAAAAAAAGTCAGCCGGGCTGGGCGTTGTTGCGCGTGTTGGTCGCGTGCTGCAACGACAAACACCGCAGGCCGGGTGAACTGGCCGTTGACCGTCAAGCGCCAATGCGCCGGAGAGCGAGCAGAAACGCGTTGCTGTAAGGCAGCGCCCAAACCAAAAGGAGCAAGATATGATCAACGCAAGCAACCGCATTCGCACCCTCGTTTGTTTCCTCATTAGCGCGCTGTGTCTGCTGGCGGTCGCGCCACGGTTGGCGCAAGCTCAAACAAACTCCACGACCCGCAGCAACACGTTCGCTATCTTTCTCACGGTCGGTTTTCCTGAGGCCGCTTCCACTTGTAGCCAGAGTGAGATGCTGAACCTCCATCTGGCTTACAGCGCTGACTTGGCCCCGGGGGGCGCGACGCCCGCGACGGTGCGCGCTTTCGCGCGGATCTGGGACTTGACCGGACGCGTCCTGTTTATCGGCAGGAACGAAACCATCACGATTGGCGGCATGCGCACCGAAAGCGTCAGCCGCCGCCAACTGGCTGTCCCGCAAACCGGGCCGCTGACGCTGCTGGCCGAATGGGTGATTGCCGCCCCTGGCGGTTTCGGCAAAGATTTGCCGGCCTCGGCGGAAGTCGTGGATGGTTGCAACGGGCGCGTGCTCTATCACACGGGCCAGGGACTGACGCTGCAATACCGCCCGGCGGATGGAGCCGACGAACTCGCCATTGATCTGCACTTCACTCCGCTCAGCCTGGCCTATGGGCAGACCCTGCGGTTGAACGTCGCGAATCAATGGGTGTTCGGCGTGGAGCTGCCGACCGCCGCAGCCGGTACAGATTTTTTCCTCAAGATCGAGGGGTTGGAAGGTGAGTCCAGCGCGACGCAGCGCGTGAACTTTCTGCCCGGAGAAACCATCGCCGTTGATTTCAACCGCGATCTAATTTCAGCGCCTGGCGACCCCGGCACGGGGCGGCTGACAGTGCGGGTGGAATTGCGTTACCGCGTCCGGCTGAGACCCGCGCAGTTGGCGCAAATGTGGGCACAGGGCACACTACCGCAGTTCCCCGCCACGTTGGAACTAAGAGATAACAACAACCCCAGCGCCATCAGCTTGTTACTCCCCGCCGTGCAAAAAGTACGCGAATACTGCCGCATTAATTCGCCGTGCAACTGACGGACAACAACGAATCCCAGCGCCATCGGCGTGTTGCCCCCCGCCGTGCGAAAAGTGCGCGAAGCCTGTACCAGGAACGGGTGCCTCTAGCAATTAAAACGAAACGGCGGCGGGCGCGTGGCTTCACCGAGCGCTTGCCACCCCGAATCAAAATTGATCGCGGCAGAGAGTCTGTTAGTCCTTGATCTTCGGACCCGAATAACCGGAAGGAGAGAAAACCGTGAAAAGCATATTTACTCGTTTCAATCTGATTGCTAGCTCCGCAGCGCTCGTGCTGCTCACGCTGTGCCTGCTGCAAACGCAAGCAGTCGGACAAGGGCAAGCCCCAGGAGTCACCTTTGAATATCTGATTTTAAGACTGGCGCCCGGACAGACGGTGCGCGTGACTCAGGCCAATCTCATCGCGTCGCAGGGGCGGGAACAACACCCGGTTGAGATCTTTGCGCGGGTGCGCCTCTGCGACACGCAGGGCGCGGTGATCGCGGAAAGCGCGGAGGTGAGAATCCCTAAGGAGAAGTTCCACTCTTTTAACTTCAACCGCGGCGACCTGCACGTTGCGGGTGAACCCCGCACGGGCCGCCTGCAAATGTGCGTCCGTATCGAGGTGCGTTCGGCAGAACCTTACTTGTTTATTCGTGACGCAAAAGCGACCGGCTTGCTCCCGTCTTCGTTGGAGATCGTTGACAGCAGCACCGGAGTAACAAACGTTAGCTTCACCAACCAACCACAGAGTTGGTTTTCGGTGGGGCCTGCGCCGAACTCCGGCTTTGGGACCGACTACCTGATCGGAATTGTCCCTGGGCAGATGCTACGTTTCAGTGTCTTCAACCCGCCAACGTCCATCTCAGGGGCACAACGCGAACCACTCCGCGGGCACGTGAAGGTCTTCGATAGCGGCGGCCGTATGATTGCGCAAAGCGCCGAAGTGGTCATCCCGACAGGTGAATTTCGCTCCATTGATATCAACCGCGACGACCTGCACCTTGCGGGTGAACCTGGCACGGGCCGCCTGCAGACTCTGGGACGGTATCGGATTTCCGCCGATTGGCCTGCCAGTTTTCCCGCTTCGTTGGAACTCGTTGGCAGCAACGGCAGAACCGCGATGTGGGTCCTGCTGCCCGCCGTGCAGAAAGGGACCCGCGGCGGGCAATGACACCAGGCGCAGAACCGCCCATCTATCCACGACGCCGTGATAGATGGGCGCCATGCGCGCAACTAACGCAGATGGCCCAATCCTGTTTCAGGAAGGTTCGTCAAAGGCAAAAACAAATGGCAATGGCCAAAACGGATCACCAGGAAAGGAGCTGATCAACTACGCGATCACTCCGCAATCCAAATCGTTCTCGGCAACCGGAGGCACAGGTGCGATCAATGTGATGGCAGAGCAGCGATGCGCGTGGCAGGCAGTTGCAAGTGAACCCTGGATAACGATCACGTCAGTAGGTGTAGGCATAGGCAATGGGACCGTGGCCTTCAGCGTGGCAGCTAATGCGGGCAGGTCCGGACGCAAGGGGGCGATTATCATTGCCGGTAAGGTATTCGCGGTCAAACAAAAGGGCAACTAATCGACAGGGGATAACCCGAAGCGCTCAGGTATCCGGGATACGACTCATCTCTATCTCGTCGATCAAATGAAAAAACCAGCCGCAGGGTCGAGCCGCATGAAGCCAGCCGAAGCTTTGTGCTAACATTCGATTATGCTGCTCACCCGAATTGAAGCCTCAGGTTTTCGCAACCTCGAAGGCTTCGCGGAACTCGGATCGGGTCTCAACATCTTCTACGGCGACAACGCTCAGGGAAAGACCAACTGGCTTGAAGCGATCTATATCCTCGGCAACACCAAGTCGTTTCGAACCAGCCAGCTTCGCGAGTGCATTTCATTCAACCACCCGCAAGCTCTCCTGCGAGGAGAGACGCTGCGGGGCTCGGTAACCAAACAGATCCAACTTCTCATCGCCGAGGATTCCAAACAGTTATTCGTCAACGGCAAGCGCGAGTCACTCGCGCGTTATCTCGGCAATCTCGCTGTGTTCGTCTTCTCTCTCGAAGAGATGGACGTCATCCGCGGCGAGCCGGGTCAGCGCCGCCGGTTCATTGATCGAGGAGCGGTCACCAGCAGTCCGAGGTTTCTGAATACTCTGTCGCGCTACAACCAGGTAATGAAACAGAAGAACCGTTTGCTCGGCGAGGCGAGCCAGAGCGACAACCCCGGTCAATTCGTCAGCCAGGTCGAAGCGTGGAACGAGCAGTTGGTCGAACTCGGCGCCTCGATTCACGACCAGCGCACAAACTATGTCGAGCGGTTGAATCACGTGCTTGATCAAAACGATCACGGGCGGGCAATCTTCGGAGCCGAACGTATCAACGTGCGCTACCGATCGCAGCTCGAAGGTAAAGGTGATTTAGACCGCTACGCGGACCTCTTTCGGGAACGTCTCGCCCTGAGACTGACCGCAGAAATTGCAGCCGGCCACTCGCTGATAGGGCCTCATCGCGATGATCTCGAGATACTCTCGGACGGCCGAGAAGTGGCCCGGTACGGGAGCGCGGGACAGCAGCGAAGTGCCTTACTTTTGCTTGATTTAGCCCAGGTTTCCATCTACAATTCAGTTTACGAAGAAAGCCCCGTTTTGCTGATCGATGATATCGATGCAGAGCTCGACAGAGGACGAATTGAGGCGCTGCTTTCGGAGCTTGAAGGGCGCACTCAAACCGTCGTCAGCACGTCGCGAAGGGCCATAGCAAATCGCTATCGCGACCGCGCTTCGGTCTACTACGTGGAGCGAGGACTGGCGGTGAGCGAGAGCGCCTCGAGCGCCAGGATCCTGGGCGGACCGAGGTTTGAGCAGGGACAAGATGAGGTCGAATCGAGCGAGGATAGTCTCGAGCCGGCCGCGAACGGGTAGCGACAGTCCGACAAACTTCAGTTTGTCGCTGGCTTGATTCTCGGATTGAGGAACAACGACAAACTGAAGTTTGTCGGACATTTTCATAGGAGCGGAGAGTGACAACAAATCAACAAGAGTACGGCGCGGCTTCGATTACGGTTCTCGAAGGTCGCGAGGCCGTGCGAAAGCGGCCGGCGATGTACATCGGCTCGACCAGCGAGTTGGGCCTTCATCATCTGGTCTACGAGGTCGTTGATAATTCCATAGACGAAGCGCTGGCCGGATACTGCGATCGAGTAGAAGTCTTCATTCACATCGACAATTCAATCACCGTGATCGACAATGGCCGCGGCATACCGGTCGATATTCACAAGCAAGAGAAAATATCCGCCGCCGAGGTTGTTCTCACCAAGCTTCACGCCGGCGGCAAGTTCGACTCCAACGCTTACAAGGTATCGGGCGGTCTGCACGGGGTCGGCGTCTCGGTTGTGAACTTCCTTTCCGAATTGTTGCGGTTGGAAATATGGCGGGACGGCACGACCTACGAGCAGGAATACATTCGAGGCATACCACAGGGCCGGCTTCAGCCGACCGGCAAGACTCGAAGACGAGGCACGAAGGTCACCTTCAAGCCGGACACGGAAATCTTCGACGTCACCGAATTCAACTTCGACACTCTTTCCCAACGGCTGCGTGAGAAGGCGTTTCTGAACTCGGGAGTTCGGATCAGCATCAACGACGAGCGGAGCGAGAAGTCTCACGAGTTCTTCTACAAAGGTGGAATCGCCGAGTTCGTAAGGCACTTGAACAAGAACAAGTCCGTTCTCCATTCTCAACCGATTCATCTCGAGAGGGAAGCGACCGCCGCTGATCCACTGGCCGTTGAAGTTGCAATTCAATACAACGATGGCTACAACGAGATCGTCCACTCGTTCGCCAACAACATCAACACGGTCGACGGCGGCACGCACCTGACCGGGTTTCGCGCGGCGCTCACGCGGACCATAAACAACTACGCGAAATCATCCGGCCTGTTTAAGAAAGACGATGAGAAGCTCGCACCCGAGGACGTGCGTGAAGGGCTCGTCGCAGTGATCAGCGTAAAGCTGCCTCAACCGCAGTTCGAGGGTCAGACCAAGGGCAAGCTGAACTCGGATGTGAAGGGCCAGGTCGAAGCGTTCATCAACGAGGGCCTTGGACACCACTTCGAAGAGAACCCTACGGTTGCGCGTAAGATCATCGCCAAAGCCATCGACGCGGCTCGCGCTCGCGAGGCCGCGCGTAAGGCGCGAGATCTCACTCGACGCAAGGGTGCGCTTGATTCCGCTTCACTCCCCGGCAAACTGGCCGACTGCTCCGAGAAAGATCCCGCATTGTGCGAGATATTTCTGGTCGAGGGCGATTCCGCTGGCGGCTCGGCAAAGCAAGGACGCGACCGGCGAACGCAGGCGATCTTGCCGCTCAAAGGCAAAATACTAAACGTCGAGAAGGCCCGCTACGACAAGATGCTGGGGCACTCGGAAATTCGCACGATGATAACCGCGTTCGGCACCGGCATCGGCACTAACGACTTCGACGTCTCGAAGCTGCGCTATCACCGCATCATCCTGCTGTGCGACGCGGACGTCGACGGCTCGCACATCCGAACTCTTCTTCTGACGTTTTTCTATCGGCAGATGCCCGAGCTGATCGATCGCGGCCACATCTACATCGCGCAGCCGCCGCTGTTCAAAATCAAGAAGGGCAAGACCGAGCAATACATCCACGACGAGAGGGAGATGCAAAAGTACCTGATGCGCAAGGCCACGGAAAACGTCACCGTGACCGTGAAGGCTACCGGCGCGCAGTTCAAAGGCGCAGAGTTGCGAAAGATGCTCGAGAAACTGGCGGAGCTTGATAACTACCTGGACAAGCTCGAGCGCCGCCTGCACGATCGCAAGATCGTTGACACGGTGGTCGACGCTCTCGCCGGACCGAAGGGCCTTCTGACCACCAAGCAAGCGGTCAAGCTGCACGAGGTCTTCGAGAAAGAGAAGCTCCTCCAAAAAGTGACCGCGGCGCTCGAAGAAGCGAACTACGAAACGGAGATCGAAGCAGACGAGGAACACGGCACGTACTCGATCGCGATTGCGCGGTCGCGCGGCAACGGCCGAATCATCATCGACTGGGAGCTTGCGACGCATGTTGAATTCTCGAAAGCGGTTCAGCTTTACGGCGAGCTTCAAGACCTGAGCCGCCCGCCGTTTGTGATCACCGAAAACGACAACCACACGATCGTGGATTCACGGCCGGCGCTGCTGGAGCACATAATGACCTCGGCCAAAAACGGCTTGACGATTCAACGCTACAAAGGGCTGGGCGAGATGAACCCGGAGCAGCTCTGGCAGACGACGCTCAACCCGGAGACGAGAACGATCCTGAACGTTCAGGTGAACGACGCAGTCGAGACCGACCTGATGTTTACGGTGTTGATGGGAGACGCGGTCGAGCCTCGGAGAAAGTTCATAGAGGATAACGCGCTGGATGTGAAGAATCTGGATATTTGATTCTCCTTTGTTCGGTCTCAAGGCGCGGCATATTAGATCAACTGAACAGTCCCTGGGGCGGCGATTGTCCCACCTCCCGAATCGTGGGTTCAACATCGTCTC
This portion of the Acidobacteriota bacterium genome encodes:
- a CDS encoding H-X9-DG-CTERM domain-containing protein; its protein translation is MKLTNFPKTIFCLALLLCWGSFAPPATAEHTNWILIESVSLPQTVDVHTPRGSYNAGFQSEVRVFPDGEAIGSLTLIPTDSHPGGVNAVLSDGSVRFIRDSIVPVVLLRGLTQQGNPIVVMITPAASQDCLIYTTIGCCNVHATWEAQGRIVVTPR
- a CDS encoding sigma-70 family RNA polymerase sigma factor — its product is MEEPLPPQKVDGSPPQITERLIAWNSGDAAALDDVISAVYQELRRMADRYLRLENPGHTLQPTALVHEAYFRLIDQTQVNWQNRAHFFGVAAQMMRRILVDHARTKQRDKRGGPARKLSLDEVLDVSKGRAADLVALDEALESLTGIDPRKSRVVELRFFGGLSVEETAEVLDVSPQTVMRDWKLAKAWLYQELKSEAP
- the recF gene encoding DNA replication and repair protein RecF (All proteins in this family for which functions are known are DNA-binding proteins that assist the filamentation of RecA onto DNA for the initiation of recombination or recombinational repair.); the encoded protein is MLLTRIEASGFRNLEGFAELGSGLNIFYGDNAQGKTNWLEAIYILGNTKSFRTSQLRECISFNHPQALLRGETLRGSVTKQIQLLIAEDSKQLFVNGKRESLARYLGNLAVFVFSLEEMDVIRGEPGQRRRFIDRGAVTSSPRFLNTLSRYNQVMKQKNRLLGEASQSDNPGQFVSQVEAWNEQLVELGASIHDQRTNYVERLNHVLDQNDHGRAIFGAERINVRYRSQLEGKGDLDRYADLFRERLALRLTAEIAAGHSLIGPHRDDLEILSDGREVARYGSAGQQRSALLLLDLAQVSIYNSVYEESPVLLIDDIDAELDRGRIEALLSELEGRTQTVVSTSRRAIANRYRDRASVYYVERGLAVSESASSARILGGPRFEQGQDEVESSEDSLEPAANG
- a CDS encoding BACON domain-containing protein; the protein is MRATNADGPILFQEGSSKAKTNGNGQNGSPGKELINYAITPQSKSFSATGGTGAINVMAEQRCAWQAVASEPWITITSVGVGIGNGTVAFSVAANAGRSGRKGAIIIAGKVFAVKQKGN
- the gyrB gene encoding DNA topoisomerase (ATP-hydrolyzing) subunit B, which gives rise to MTTNQQEYGAASITVLEGREAVRKRPAMYIGSTSELGLHHLVYEVVDNSIDEALAGYCDRVEVFIHIDNSITVIDNGRGIPVDIHKQEKISAAEVVLTKLHAGGKFDSNAYKVSGGLHGVGVSVVNFLSELLRLEIWRDGTTYEQEYIRGIPQGRLQPTGKTRRRGTKVTFKPDTEIFDVTEFNFDTLSQRLREKAFLNSGVRISINDERSEKSHEFFYKGGIAEFVRHLNKNKSVLHSQPIHLEREATAADPLAVEVAIQYNDGYNEIVHSFANNINTVDGGTHLTGFRAALTRTINNYAKSSGLFKKDDEKLAPEDVREGLVAVISVKLPQPQFEGQTKGKLNSDVKGQVEAFINEGLGHHFEENPTVARKIIAKAIDAARAREAARKARDLTRRKGALDSASLPGKLADCSEKDPALCEIFLVEGDSAGGSAKQGRDRRTQAILPLKGKILNVEKARYDKMLGHSEIRTMITAFGTGIGTNDFDVSKLRYHRIILLCDADVDGSHIRTLLLTFFYRQMPELIDRGHIYIAQPPLFKIKKGKTEQYIHDEREMQKYLMRKATENVTVTVKATGAQFKGAELRKMLEKLAELDNYLDKLERRLHDRKIVDTVVDALAGPKGLLTTKQAVKLHEVFEKEKLLQKVTAALEEANYETEIEADEEHGTYSIAIARSRGNGRIIIDWELATHVEFSKAVQLYGELQDLSRPPFVITENDNHTIVDSRPALLEHIMTSAKNGLTIQRYKGLGEMNPEQLWQTTLNPETRTILNVQVNDAVETDLMFTVLMGDAVEPRRKFIEDNALDVKNLDI